In one Betta splendens chromosome 14, fBetSpl5.4, whole genome shotgun sequence genomic region, the following are encoded:
- the aff4 gene encoding AF4/FMR2 family member 4 isoform X2, translating to MNREDRNVLRMKERERRNQEIQQGGGGGGEAFPANSPLFPEPYKVSSKEDKLSSRIQSMLGNYDEMKEPIGDTLPKLGGKPSNSSSSSEEKSGPPLFGGEQRGISGGGSSQSSKWTPVGPPAGGSSSQPQKRSGLQVGHSSQRGNGGSSSSSSSSSSSSSQRHGGEVREKKSSKHSGGSEHSKSHTSSPAKGSLSSSHSRSSLSTEQHHSKERYRSKSPREANWDSPSRVHTSFSSGQHSSQAFPPSLMSKSSSMQQKPTAYVRPMDGQETAEPKSSQAESYSGQSHSNTMGEMKSNGKASLSKLKIPSQPVEGPGDANCVDEILKEMTQSWPPPLTAIHTPCKTEPSKFPFPTKDSHTFPSGHKRGSSSKSSSSHQPKACEDPPTMLEDDLKLSSSEDSDVEQDSAKNVSRNTSASNNSEEADQSRDDSSSHSGSESSSGSDSESESSTTDSEANEPPRPTCPEPEETPANKWQLDNWFKRPKQFSPASPVDNNNVPTKCKKDGRDNGSGRGYSGQGGGTKDSAAPTPTRDLRAAQKGAEGGRGRQKSPAQSEGSTNPRIRVGKKQPKKSEKPVVEEPKGGLRVESEPAPEVPPHRPKAATKGSRKPSIKKEPKSSPRPTTTAVTTTADKRKAKAPTKTSQKSREFVDTDSSSSDSEGNDSIPSSSQTPRCTDRIRTPVFSLEEKDLLSPLSDPEERYPARPPQQQVLLVKIDLTLLSRVPGRPYKDPAEIKVEREDSLDRDSKDFSKQSTDKSSSKAKRKHKNDEDGTKPENKRRKVEDKSLSHHKNSSKESKRSLEKKEEPVPSPSMSGLQRTPKAEHPSRKRTVSQSSTSLSSGTGSGKEGSHSTKGSSTSKHRKGEDKGRSTRDGKEKSSKGCDNQLAVPPLSTDGSRSQRSKLVFEDRVHSADHYLQEAKKLKHNADALSDRFEKAVYYLDAVVSFIECGNALEKSAQEAKSPFPMYAETVELIKYTMKLKNYMAPDATSADKRLAVLCLRCQSLLYLRLFKLRKDSALKYSKTLTEHLKNSLSNTQAPSPGMGNKAAGMPSPVSPKLSPGTASGYSSVVSSSSSTSSSVNIPQRIHQMAASYVQVTSNFLYATEVWDQAEQLSKEQKDFFLELDKVMGPLIFNTSSMTELVHYTRQGLHWLRLEAKPVP from the exons ATGAACCGTGAGGACCGGAATGTGCTCCgaatgaaagaaagagaaaggagaaatcAAGAAATtcaacagggaggaggaggaggaggagaggccttTCCAGCGAATTCCCCTCTCTTCCCTGAACCCTACAAAGTG TCCAGCAAAGAAGATAAATTGTCCAGCCGTATCCAGAGCATGCTGGGCAATTACGACGAGATGAAAGAACCCATTGGTGACACACTTCCAAAGCTTGGCGGTAAACCTTCTAACAGCTCGTCTTCCTCTGAGGAAAAGTCAGGCCCACCTTTGTTTGGTGGTGAACAGCGTGGTATTAGTGGTGGTGGCAGCAGCCAGAGCAGTAAGTGGACTCCAGTTGGCCCCCCAGCAGGTGGATCTTCATCACAGCCCCAGAAACGCTCAGGACTCCAGGTTGGGCACAGCAGCCAGCGTGGCAACGGgggcagtagcagcagcagcagcagcagcagcagcagtagtagccaAAGACACGGAGGAGAAGTGCGGGAGAAGAAGTCAAGTAAACACAGTGGGGGATCCGAGCACTCAAAGTCTCACACATCAAGTCCGGCAAAGGGCTCGCTGAGCTCTAGCCACTCACGGAGCTCCCTGTCGActgagcagcatcacagcaaggAGCGCTACCGCTCCAAGTCCCCACGAGAGGCCAACTGGGACTCACCCTCGCGGGTTCACACCTCCTTCAGCAGTGGACAGCACTCGAGTCAGGCCTTTCCCCCATCTCTCATGTCCAAGTCCAGCTCCATGCAACAGAAGCCCACAGCTTATGTCCGGCCTATGGACGGCCAGGAAACGGCAGAACCCAAGAGCTCGCAAGCAGAAAGCTACAGCGGACAGTCCCACAGCAACACCATGGGAGAGATGAAGTCCAACGGCAAGGCATCGCTTTCCAAACTCAAGATTCCCTCGCAGCCTGTGGAG GGACCCGGCGATGCTAACTGTGTGGATGAAATTCTGAAG GAAATGACTCAGTCGTGGCCCCCTCCGCTCACAGCCATCCACACTCCCTGCAAAACGGAGCCCTCCAAGTTTCCATTCCCTACGAAG GACTCTCACACTTTTCCAAGTGGACATA AACGAGGCAGTTCTTCTAAGAGCTCTAGCAGCCACCAGCCCAAAGCTTGTGAGGACCCTCCAAC GATGCTGGAAGATGACCTGAAGCTAAGCAGCAGCGAGGATAGTGACGTAGAACAGGACTCTGCCAAAAATGTCTCAAGGAACACATCAGCAAG CAATAACAGTGAAGAAGCAGATCAATCGAGGGACGATTCCAGCAGTCACAGCGGCTCAGAGAGCAGCTCGGGTTCGGACAGCGAGAGCGAAAGCAGCACGACAGACAGCGAAGCCAACGAGCCCCCGCGGCCCACCTGTCCCGAA CCTGAAGAAACCCCGGCAAACAAGTGGCAGCTGGACAACTGGTTCAAAAGGCCCAAACAATTCTCCCCAGCCTCTCCAGTAGACAACAACAACGTTCCAACAAAGTGCAAGAAAGACGGACGAGATAACGGCTCAGGACGTGGCTACAGTGGCCAGGGAGGGGGGACAAAAGACTCCGCGGCACCCACTCCAACCAGAGACTTACGGGCAGCACAGAAAGGTGCAGAGGGTGGCCGTGGGCGTCAGAAATCCCCCGCCCAGAGCGAGGGCAGCACCAATCCACGAATCCGTGTTGGGAAAAAACAGCCGAAGAAGTCAGAGAAGCCGGTGGTGGAGGAACCCAAAGGAGGTCTAAGAGTGGAGAGTGAACCagctccagaggtcccgccCCATCGGCCCAAAGCTGCGACCAAGGGTTCCCGCAAACCCAGCATCAAAAAAGAGCCCAAGTCGTCTCCTCGGCCCACGACCACCGCTGTCACGACCACTGCAGATAAACGCAAGGCCAAGGCTCCCACCAAGACCTCCCAGAAGTCTCGAGAGTTTGTTGATACGGACTCTTCTTCCTCAGACTCTGAGGGAAATGACAGCATCCCGTCTTCCTCCCAAACGCCCAGGTGCACAGACAGAATCAGGACGCCTGTGTTTTCTTTGGAAGAGAAAGACCTTTTGTCTCCACTCAGTGACCCTGAGGAGCGCTACCCTGCAAGGCcgcctcagcagcaggttttaCTAGTGAAGATAG ATCTCACCTTGTTGTCCAGAGTCCCAGGACGGCCTTACAAGGATCCAGCAGAGATCAAAGTGGAGAGGGAAGACTCTCTAGACAGGGACAGCAAAGACTTCAGCAAGCAGAGCACAGACAAGAGCTCTAGCAAGGCCAAGAGAAAACACAAG AATGATGAAGACGGCACGAAACCCGAGAACAAGAGACGCAAGGTTGAGGATAAGTCTCTATCTCATCATAAAAATAGCAGTAAAGA GTCTAAAAGGTCTTTGGAAAAGAAAGAGGAGCCGGTTCCTTCTCCGTCCATGTCTGGACTGCAGCGGACGCCCAAGGCAGAGCATCCTAGTCGGAAAAGGACAGTCAGCCAGTCCTCCACATCTTTGTCCAgtgggacaggaagtggaaaggaGGGCAGTCACAGCACTAAAGGCAGCTCCACCTCTAAACATAGAAAAGGAGAGGACAAGGGACGTAGCACACGGGATGGCAAG GAGAAATCCTCAAAAGGTTGTGATAACCAGCTGGCTGTGCCTCCCCTCTCCACGGATGGCTCAAGGTCTCAGAGATCCAAGCTGGTGTTTGAGGACAG AGTCCATTCAGCAGATCACTACTTACAGGAGGCTAAGAAACTGAAACACAATGCAGATGCACTG TCGGACCGTTTTGAGAAAGCCGTTTACTACCTGGATGCTGTGGTGTCTTTTATTGAATGTGGTAATGCACTGGAGAAAAGCGCCCAGGAGGCCAAGTCTCCCTTCCCCATGTATGCTGAAACAGTGGAGCTTATCAA ATACACtatgaaattaaaaaactaCATGGCTCCAGATGCTACGTCAGCAGACAAAAGGCTAGCTGTGCTTTG CCTGCGTTGCCAATCCCTTCTCTACCTGCGGTTGTTCAAACTGAGGAAAGACAGTGCACTAAAATACTCCAAAACACTTACAGAACACTTAAAG AATTCTCTGAGCAACACCCAGGCTCCCTCTCCTGGAATGGGAAA TAAGGCAGCAGGCATGCCCTCTCCAGTGTCCCCCAAACTGTCCCCGGGCACCGCCAGTGGCTATTCATCAgtcgtcagcagcagcagcagcaccagctcgtCTGTGAACATACCTCAACGTATCCACCAGATGGCTGCCAGCTACGTCCAGGTCACCTCCAACTTCCTGTACGCCACTGAGGTCTGGGACCAAGCTGAGCAACTATCCAAGGAGCAGAAAG ACTTCTTCTTGGAGCTGGACAAGGTGATGGGTCCTCTCATCTTCAACACCAGCTCCATGACAGAACTGGTGCATTACACACGGCAGGGCCTCCACTGGCTGCGCCTGGAAGCAAAGCCCGTTCCCTAG
- the aff4 gene encoding AF4/FMR2 family member 4 isoform X1, translating into MASQSGNMNREDRNVLRMKERERRNQEIQQGGGGGGEAFPANSPLFPEPYKVSSKEDKLSSRIQSMLGNYDEMKEPIGDTLPKLGGKPSNSSSSSEEKSGPPLFGGEQRGISGGGSSQSSKWTPVGPPAGGSSSQPQKRSGLQVGHSSQRGNGGSSSSSSSSSSSSSQRHGGEVREKKSSKHSGGSEHSKSHTSSPAKGSLSSSHSRSSLSTEQHHSKERYRSKSPREANWDSPSRVHTSFSSGQHSSQAFPPSLMSKSSSMQQKPTAYVRPMDGQETAEPKSSQAESYSGQSHSNTMGEMKSNGKASLSKLKIPSQPVEGPGDANCVDEILKEMTQSWPPPLTAIHTPCKTEPSKFPFPTKDSHTFPSGHKRGSSSKSSSSHQPKACEDPPTMLEDDLKLSSSEDSDVEQDSAKNVSRNTSASNNSEEADQSRDDSSSHSGSESSSGSDSESESSTTDSEANEPPRPTCPEPEETPANKWQLDNWFKRPKQFSPASPVDNNNVPTKCKKDGRDNGSGRGYSGQGGGTKDSAAPTPTRDLRAAQKGAEGGRGRQKSPAQSEGSTNPRIRVGKKQPKKSEKPVVEEPKGGLRVESEPAPEVPPHRPKAATKGSRKPSIKKEPKSSPRPTTTAVTTTADKRKAKAPTKTSQKSREFVDTDSSSSDSEGNDSIPSSSQTPRCTDRIRTPVFSLEEKDLLSPLSDPEERYPARPPQQQVLLVKIDLTLLSRVPGRPYKDPAEIKVEREDSLDRDSKDFSKQSTDKSSSKAKRKHKNDEDGTKPENKRRKVEDKSLSHHKNSSKESKRSLEKKEEPVPSPSMSGLQRTPKAEHPSRKRTVSQSSTSLSSGTGSGKEGSHSTKGSSTSKHRKGEDKGRSTRDGKEKSSKGCDNQLAVPPLSTDGSRSQRSKLVFEDRVHSADHYLQEAKKLKHNADALSDRFEKAVYYLDAVVSFIECGNALEKSAQEAKSPFPMYAETVELIKYTMKLKNYMAPDATSADKRLAVLCLRCQSLLYLRLFKLRKDSALKYSKTLTEHLKNSLSNTQAPSPGMGNKAAGMPSPVSPKLSPGTASGYSSVVSSSSSTSSSVNIPQRIHQMAASYVQVTSNFLYATEVWDQAEQLSKEQKDFFLELDKVMGPLIFNTSSMTELVHYTRQGLHWLRLEAKPVP; encoded by the exons ATGGCCTCTCAGTCAGG CAACATGAACCGTGAGGACCGGAATGTGCTCCgaatgaaagaaagagaaaggagaaatcAAGAAATtcaacagggaggaggaggaggaggagaggccttTCCAGCGAATTCCCCTCTCTTCCCTGAACCCTACAAAGTG TCCAGCAAAGAAGATAAATTGTCCAGCCGTATCCAGAGCATGCTGGGCAATTACGACGAGATGAAAGAACCCATTGGTGACACACTTCCAAAGCTTGGCGGTAAACCTTCTAACAGCTCGTCTTCCTCTGAGGAAAAGTCAGGCCCACCTTTGTTTGGTGGTGAACAGCGTGGTATTAGTGGTGGTGGCAGCAGCCAGAGCAGTAAGTGGACTCCAGTTGGCCCCCCAGCAGGTGGATCTTCATCACAGCCCCAGAAACGCTCAGGACTCCAGGTTGGGCACAGCAGCCAGCGTGGCAACGGgggcagtagcagcagcagcagcagcagcagcagcagtagtagccaAAGACACGGAGGAGAAGTGCGGGAGAAGAAGTCAAGTAAACACAGTGGGGGATCCGAGCACTCAAAGTCTCACACATCAAGTCCGGCAAAGGGCTCGCTGAGCTCTAGCCACTCACGGAGCTCCCTGTCGActgagcagcatcacagcaaggAGCGCTACCGCTCCAAGTCCCCACGAGAGGCCAACTGGGACTCACCCTCGCGGGTTCACACCTCCTTCAGCAGTGGACAGCACTCGAGTCAGGCCTTTCCCCCATCTCTCATGTCCAAGTCCAGCTCCATGCAACAGAAGCCCACAGCTTATGTCCGGCCTATGGACGGCCAGGAAACGGCAGAACCCAAGAGCTCGCAAGCAGAAAGCTACAGCGGACAGTCCCACAGCAACACCATGGGAGAGATGAAGTCCAACGGCAAGGCATCGCTTTCCAAACTCAAGATTCCCTCGCAGCCTGTGGAG GGACCCGGCGATGCTAACTGTGTGGATGAAATTCTGAAG GAAATGACTCAGTCGTGGCCCCCTCCGCTCACAGCCATCCACACTCCCTGCAAAACGGAGCCCTCCAAGTTTCCATTCCCTACGAAG GACTCTCACACTTTTCCAAGTGGACATA AACGAGGCAGTTCTTCTAAGAGCTCTAGCAGCCACCAGCCCAAAGCTTGTGAGGACCCTCCAAC GATGCTGGAAGATGACCTGAAGCTAAGCAGCAGCGAGGATAGTGACGTAGAACAGGACTCTGCCAAAAATGTCTCAAGGAACACATCAGCAAG CAATAACAGTGAAGAAGCAGATCAATCGAGGGACGATTCCAGCAGTCACAGCGGCTCAGAGAGCAGCTCGGGTTCGGACAGCGAGAGCGAAAGCAGCACGACAGACAGCGAAGCCAACGAGCCCCCGCGGCCCACCTGTCCCGAA CCTGAAGAAACCCCGGCAAACAAGTGGCAGCTGGACAACTGGTTCAAAAGGCCCAAACAATTCTCCCCAGCCTCTCCAGTAGACAACAACAACGTTCCAACAAAGTGCAAGAAAGACGGACGAGATAACGGCTCAGGACGTGGCTACAGTGGCCAGGGAGGGGGGACAAAAGACTCCGCGGCACCCACTCCAACCAGAGACTTACGGGCAGCACAGAAAGGTGCAGAGGGTGGCCGTGGGCGTCAGAAATCCCCCGCCCAGAGCGAGGGCAGCACCAATCCACGAATCCGTGTTGGGAAAAAACAGCCGAAGAAGTCAGAGAAGCCGGTGGTGGAGGAACCCAAAGGAGGTCTAAGAGTGGAGAGTGAACCagctccagaggtcccgccCCATCGGCCCAAAGCTGCGACCAAGGGTTCCCGCAAACCCAGCATCAAAAAAGAGCCCAAGTCGTCTCCTCGGCCCACGACCACCGCTGTCACGACCACTGCAGATAAACGCAAGGCCAAGGCTCCCACCAAGACCTCCCAGAAGTCTCGAGAGTTTGTTGATACGGACTCTTCTTCCTCAGACTCTGAGGGAAATGACAGCATCCCGTCTTCCTCCCAAACGCCCAGGTGCACAGACAGAATCAGGACGCCTGTGTTTTCTTTGGAAGAGAAAGACCTTTTGTCTCCACTCAGTGACCCTGAGGAGCGCTACCCTGCAAGGCcgcctcagcagcaggttttaCTAGTGAAGATAG ATCTCACCTTGTTGTCCAGAGTCCCAGGACGGCCTTACAAGGATCCAGCAGAGATCAAAGTGGAGAGGGAAGACTCTCTAGACAGGGACAGCAAAGACTTCAGCAAGCAGAGCACAGACAAGAGCTCTAGCAAGGCCAAGAGAAAACACAAG AATGATGAAGACGGCACGAAACCCGAGAACAAGAGACGCAAGGTTGAGGATAAGTCTCTATCTCATCATAAAAATAGCAGTAAAGA GTCTAAAAGGTCTTTGGAAAAGAAAGAGGAGCCGGTTCCTTCTCCGTCCATGTCTGGACTGCAGCGGACGCCCAAGGCAGAGCATCCTAGTCGGAAAAGGACAGTCAGCCAGTCCTCCACATCTTTGTCCAgtgggacaggaagtggaaaggaGGGCAGTCACAGCACTAAAGGCAGCTCCACCTCTAAACATAGAAAAGGAGAGGACAAGGGACGTAGCACACGGGATGGCAAG GAGAAATCCTCAAAAGGTTGTGATAACCAGCTGGCTGTGCCTCCCCTCTCCACGGATGGCTCAAGGTCTCAGAGATCCAAGCTGGTGTTTGAGGACAG AGTCCATTCAGCAGATCACTACTTACAGGAGGCTAAGAAACTGAAACACAATGCAGATGCACTG TCGGACCGTTTTGAGAAAGCCGTTTACTACCTGGATGCTGTGGTGTCTTTTATTGAATGTGGTAATGCACTGGAGAAAAGCGCCCAGGAGGCCAAGTCTCCCTTCCCCATGTATGCTGAAACAGTGGAGCTTATCAA ATACACtatgaaattaaaaaactaCATGGCTCCAGATGCTACGTCAGCAGACAAAAGGCTAGCTGTGCTTTG CCTGCGTTGCCAATCCCTTCTCTACCTGCGGTTGTTCAAACTGAGGAAAGACAGTGCACTAAAATACTCCAAAACACTTACAGAACACTTAAAG AATTCTCTGAGCAACACCCAGGCTCCCTCTCCTGGAATGGGAAA TAAGGCAGCAGGCATGCCCTCTCCAGTGTCCCCCAAACTGTCCCCGGGCACCGCCAGTGGCTATTCATCAgtcgtcagcagcagcagcagcaccagctcgtCTGTGAACATACCTCAACGTATCCACCAGATGGCTGCCAGCTACGTCCAGGTCACCTCCAACTTCCTGTACGCCACTGAGGTCTGGGACCAAGCTGAGCAACTATCCAAGGAGCAGAAAG ACTTCTTCTTGGAGCTGGACAAGGTGATGGGTCCTCTCATCTTCAACACCAGCTCCATGACAGAACTGGTGCATTACACACGGCAGGGCCTCCACTGGCTGCGCCTGGAAGCAAAGCCCGTTCCCTAG